A stretch of the Clostridium botulinum genome encodes the following:
- a CDS encoding Veg family protein, which produces MEGRNVLASIKTKMDDHIGEKVTLRANNGRRKIVVNSGVLEKTYPSIFVVRLQDDTQRTVTYSYSDVLTKTVQIDFAG; this is translated from the coding sequence ATGGAAGGAAGAAATGTATTAGCGTCCATAAAAACTAAGATGGATGATCATATAGGAGAAAAAGTGACGCTAAGAGCTAACAACGGAAGAAGAAAGATAGTAGTAAATAGTGGAGTACTAGAAAAAACATATCCGAGTATTTTTGTTGTTAGATTACAAGACGACACCCAAAGGACAGTCACATATAGTTATTCAGATGTTTTGACAAAAACAGTTCAAATAGACTTCGCTGGTTAA
- a CDS encoding DUF3794 and LysM peptidoglycan-binding domain-containing protein, with protein MAIELIKESIEYNQLLEKATIDNVIKEEYVIPDIQPDVEKILMLDAKPKITNKEVMQNKVYVEGEIKCNVLYLATGDEGKEVYNVVYTKAFSSYADVEGAKADMDCTLECNIEHIECSIINERKIVIEGIIQMEAAVYKKYEFEVIKDVDSIDDIQLLKNPSSVDKIISTPNGELISKAHIQVPMDKPEIGKVLNCDVRVHKSDVKLIDEKVQVEAFTQIQILYKAADTKELCTIQEDIYVNDEVKCLDVTQFMESNTEFMIADVSFDVKEDDLGENRIIDVEALVKSETKVVSKEEIDMIEDAYSPSKMLKMNKKAYELNAMLGQNTVETIVKENIDIKGPKPTEIIMALGDMFITDNKIVEDKVLVEGLLNVNILYKTEDENRKVAVITEEIPFSSGVDIPGAKIDMECITRVLLENLETGVEAGTIAVKSVGKIYGNVSYVTHKEFLVDIEPLEDEVINKKASITIYVVQDGDTLWKIAKRYCTTVEDLIKINDLESENINVGQKLIIPGRAVI; from the coding sequence ATGGCTATAGAATTGATAAAAGAGAGTATAGAATATAATCAACTTTTAGAAAAAGCGACAATTGATAATGTTATAAAAGAGGAGTATGTAATACCTGATATACAACCAGATGTAGAGAAAATTTTAATGTTAGATGCTAAACCTAAAATTACTAACAAAGAAGTTATGCAAAATAAGGTATATGTAGAAGGAGAAATTAAGTGCAATGTTCTGTATCTAGCAACAGGGGATGAAGGAAAAGAAGTATATAATGTTGTATACACAAAAGCTTTTTCATCATATGCTGATGTTGAGGGCGCTAAAGCGGATATGGATTGTACATTAGAATGCAATATTGAACATATAGAATGCAGTATAATAAATGAAAGAAAAATAGTTATAGAAGGCATTATACAAATGGAAGCTGCGGTATACAAAAAATATGAATTTGAAGTTATAAAAGATGTAGATTCCATAGATGACATACAACTTTTAAAGAATCCGTCTTCTGTTGATAAAATAATTTCAACACCTAATGGGGAACTTATAAGTAAAGCACATATTCAAGTTCCTATGGATAAGCCTGAAATAGGCAAGGTATTAAATTGTGATGTTAGAGTTCATAAAAGTGATGTTAAATTAATTGATGAAAAGGTACAAGTTGAGGCATTTACACAAATACAAATTTTATATAAAGCAGCGGATACTAAAGAATTATGTACAATTCAAGAAGATATATATGTAAATGATGAAGTGAAATGTTTGGATGTAACTCAATTTATGGAAAGTAATACAGAGTTTATGATTGCAGATGTTTCGTTTGATGTAAAGGAAGATGATCTTGGAGAAAATCGTATTATAGATGTAGAGGCTTTAGTAAAATCGGAAACTAAAGTTGTAAGTAAAGAAGAGATAGATATGATAGAAGATGCATATTCTCCTTCTAAAATGTTGAAAATGAATAAAAAGGCATATGAACTTAATGCTATGTTAGGGCAGAATACTGTAGAAACTATAGTTAAAGAAAACATAGATATAAAAGGACCAAAACCAACAGAGATTATTATGGCGTTAGGAGATATGTTTATAACAGATAATAAAATAGTTGAAGATAAAGTTCTGGTAGAAGGCCTTTTAAATGTAAACATATTATATAAAACAGAGGATGAAAACAGAAAGGTTGCTGTAATAACAGAGGAAATACCATTTAGTTCTGGAGTTGATATACCTGGTGCTAAAATAGATATGGAATGCATTACTAGAGTATTATTAGAAAACTTAGAGACTGGAGTAGAAGCTGGTACTATAGCTGTTAAGTCAGTTGGAAAAATTTATGGTAATGTTAGCTATGTTACACATAAAGAATTTTTAGTTGACATAGAACCTTTAGAAGATGAGGTTATAAATAAAAAGGCTAGTATAACAATATATGTTGTGCAGGATGGTGATACTTTGTGGAAAATTGCTAAAAGGTATTGTACAACTGTGGAAGATTTAATTAAAATAAATGATTTAGAAAGTGAAAATATTAATGTGGGTCAAAAATTAATTATTCCTGGAAGAGCTGTTATATAA
- the ispE gene encoding 4-(cytidine 5'-diphospho)-2-C-methyl-D-erythritol kinase, with translation MLFKAYAKINISLDVVGKRDDGYHMLEMIMQRIELYDILDIVKNNSGINIKCNKNYVPLDERNLVYKAAKLFIDKYNINGGIDFNIIKNIPVAAGLAGGSADAATTLIAMRQLYNVDVSDDELCNLGLKIGADVPYCIKGGTALCEGIGEKVTQLKSFHGNILVLIKPNFGVSTKEVYKNLDINKIYKHPDTKGLINAIENNDLKYISENMRNVLENVTLKKHIILKEIKQKMVKDGALGAMMSGSGPSVFGLFDDMLKAQRCYEHFKNKYNEVYITRTI, from the coding sequence ATGTTATTTAAAGCATATGCTAAAATAAATATATCATTAGATGTAGTAGGAAAACGTGATGATGGATATCATATGTTAGAAATGATAATGCAAAGAATAGAGTTATATGATATTTTGGATATTGTAAAAAATAATTCAGGAATCAATATAAAGTGTAATAAAAATTATGTTCCTTTAGATGAACGCAATTTAGTTTATAAAGCAGCTAAATTGTTTATTGATAAATATAATATCAATGGTGGAATAGACTTTAACATAATTAAAAATATACCTGTGGCAGCAGGTCTTGCTGGCGGAAGTGCCGATGCCGCAACAACATTAATTGCAATGAGACAATTATATAATGTAGATGTAAGTGATGATGAACTTTGCAATTTAGGATTAAAGATAGGAGCAGATGTACCATATTGCATAAAAGGTGGTACTGCATTATGTGAAGGTATAGGAGAAAAAGTAACTCAGTTGAAGTCTTTTCATGGAAATATATTAGTTTTAATTAAACCTAATTTTGGAGTTTCAACTAAAGAAGTTTATAAAAATCTTGATATTAATAAGATATATAAGCATCCTGATACAAAAGGATTAATAAATGCTATAGAAAATAATGATTTAAAATATATTAGTGAAAATATGAGAAATGTATTAGAAAATGTAACATTAAAAAAGCATATAATATTAAAAGAAATTAAACAAAAGATGGTTAAAGATGGAGCGTTAGGCGCTATGATGAGCGGAAGTGGACCTTCAGTTTTTGGTTTATTCGATGATATGTTAAAGGCACAGAGATGTTATGAACATTTTAAAAATAAATATAATGAGGTTTATATAACTAGAACTATATAA
- a CDS encoding CLC_0170 family protein, translating to MKILNLFTVYFLMLLLIQGFILIVLDSISFENAGMSNASRKARVIGKVIIILGIVLYVLRWSILG from the coding sequence GTGAAAATATTAAATTTATTTACAGTATATTTTTTAATGTTATTGTTGATTCAAGGATTTATATTAATAGTGTTAGATTCCATAAGTTTTGAAAATGCAGGTATGAGCAATGCTTCTCGAAAAGCTAGAGTTATTGGAAAGGTAATTATAATATTGGGAATTGTGTTGTATGTTTTGAGATGGAGTATATTAGGCTAA
- a CDS encoding spore germination protein has protein sequence MKEKIKKCISSNLDKNIEYIKELLKDNSDMVYREFEFPGFKAALVYIDGMSNKQILDDYVLESLMQEERKLKDFKQIKDRLITVSEIKEIDDLSEGIKDVLCGETLLLIDGFNLACIIGTRSWPARGISEPSGETTIRGSREGFSETIRFNTALVRRRIRDTRLRIKPTVVGVRSKTDLAIMYIDDIVNKRVLRELERRIDRIDIDAILDSGYIEQLIEDDCLSPFPQIQSSERPDVVAAALYEGRIAILVDNSPFAIIVPATLPSLLQSPDDYYQRWISASIVRILRTIAIIMAVTFPALYISVTSFHTAIIPTRLAYSIAASREGVPFPAFVEALIMEVSFDLLLEAIVRLPRPIGATIGIVGGLIIGQSAVSAGIVSPIMIIIVSITAITEFITPNYGVTTGLRIVRVFLTICSAIVGLYGVMLGLIVVLTHLIKLKSFGIPYLAPVVNSNKRDFKDLFVRLPLKWFKKRPIFIKTEDKTRQE, from the coding sequence TTGAAGGAAAAGATTAAAAAATGTATATCAAGTAATCTGGATAAAAATATAGAGTACATAAAAGAGTTACTTAAAGATAATTCAGATATGGTATATAGAGAATTTGAGTTCCCAGGTTTTAAGGCAGCTCTAGTTTATATAGATGGAATGTCAAATAAACAGATACTAGACGATTACGTTCTTGAAAGTCTTATGCAAGAGGAAAGAAAATTAAAAGATTTTAAACAAATAAAAGATAGACTCATAACTGTATCAGAAATAAAGGAAATTGATGATTTATCGGAAGGAATAAAAGATGTTCTTTGTGGTGAGACATTATTATTAATTGATGGATTTAATTTAGCTTGTATTATAGGTACGCGTTCATGGCCTGCAAGGGGAATAAGTGAACCTTCTGGAGAGACTACAATAAGAGGCTCTAGGGAAGGTTTTTCAGAGACTATAAGATTTAATACTGCTCTTGTTAGAAGAAGAATAAGAGATACTAGACTTAGGATAAAACCTACAGTAGTTGGGGTTAGATCAAAGACGGATTTAGCAATCATGTATATAGATGATATAGTAAATAAGCGTGTATTAAGAGAATTAGAAAGAAGAATAGATAGGATAGATATAGATGCAATATTAGATAGTGGATATATAGAACAATTAATAGAAGATGATTGTTTATCTCCATTTCCTCAAATTCAAAGTTCAGAAAGACCAGATGTTGTGGCTGCTGCTTTGTATGAGGGGAGAATTGCTATTTTAGTTGATAATTCTCCATTTGCAATTATAGTACCAGCTACGTTACCAAGTTTATTGCAATCACCAGATGATTATTATCAAAGATGGATAAGTGCATCCATTGTAAGAATTTTAAGAACCATAGCTATAATTATGGCTGTTACGTTTCCTGCATTATATATATCGGTAACGTCTTTTCATACAGCAATTATTCCCACGAGGCTTGCATATTCCATAGCGGCATCTAGAGAAGGAGTTCCATTTCCGGCGTTTGTTGAAGCATTAATTATGGAGGTTAGTTTTGATTTGTTATTAGAAGCTATAGTAAGATTGCCAAGACCTATAGGAGCTACTATTGGTATAGTTGGAGGTCTTATTATAGGTCAATCAGCAGTAAGTGCAGGAATAGTTAGTCCTATAATGATAATTATAGTAAGTATAACAGCTATAACTGAATTTATAACACCTAACTACGGAGTAACTACAGGGCTTAGGATTGTTAGGGTATTCCTTACAATTTGTTCGGCTATTGTTGGACTTTATGGAGTAATGTTAGGTCTTATTGTGGTTTTAACACATTTAATAAAATTAAAAAGTTTTGGTATACCTTATTTAGCTCCAGTTGTTAATTCTAATAAAAGAGATTTCAAGGATTTGTTTGTAAGATTACCCTTAAAATGGTTTAAAAAAAGACCGATATTTATAAAGACAGAAGATAAAACAAGACAGGAATAG
- a CDS encoding GerAB/ArcD/ProY family transporter has product MNKKGIISKYDLFVVIVTTLAGTSIFAYPRVLSECVGTDGWLVIILSGIVMIPLLYIIYKAIKFSGYDKFTDMLQNNLGSILGKIIGILVALSSIIIISMEMRVFTEVLKMYLLKRTPTEFIIFIMILVGTFLVRGEIESIIRFNEIAFWLMFLPILIAILFVLKGSDFTNIFPILTHTPIQYAMGMKRSIFAFVGFQIVYVLYPLVKKKDDIVKVTIKGLVFIVIFYIILTITALFVFSNDYVPQLLWPPVTMLSAVNIPGTFIERWEGVIMSFWLIFFFTTYVNLYYFSSEIVKDVFHLEDIKISLVITTPILYVLSLYPENIAEVYTIKEFLFPYIGLGTMVVLPIILLFSGVVRARRVKNEI; this is encoded by the coding sequence ATGAATAAAAAAGGCATTATAAGTAAATATGATTTATTTGTAGTTATAGTAACTACATTAGCAGGAACATCTATATTTGCATATCCTAGAGTTTTAAGCGAATGTGTAGGTACGGATGGATGGTTAGTAATTATACTAAGTGGAATAGTAATGATTCCACTTTTATATATAATATATAAAGCTATTAAATTTAGTGGATATGATAAGTTTACAGATATGCTTCAAAATAATTTAGGGTCAATTTTGGGGAAAATTATTGGAATTCTAGTAGCACTGTCTTCTATTATAATAATTTCTATGGAAATGAGAGTTTTTACAGAGGTTTTAAAAATGTATTTGTTAAAGAGGACACCTACAGAGTTTATAATATTTATAATGATTTTAGTTGGTACATTTCTTGTTAGGGGAGAAATTGAAAGCATAATAAGATTTAATGAAATCGCATTTTGGTTAATGTTTTTACCAATACTAATAGCTATTTTGTTTGTGTTAAAAGGCTCTGATTTTACGAATATATTTCCTATTTTAACTCATACCCCTATACAATATGCCATGGGTATGAAAAGAAGCATATTTGCTTTTGTCGGATTTCAAATAGTATATGTATTATATCCTTTGGTAAAGAAAAAGGATGATATAGTTAAAGTTACTATTAAAGGGTTAGTTTTTATAGTAATCTTTTATATTATACTTACTATAACAGCGTTGTTTGTATTTTCTAATGATTATGTTCCACAGTTATTATGGCCACCCGTTACTATGCTTTCAGCAGTAAATATACCAGGAACCTTTATAGAAAGGTGGGAAGGCGTAATAATGTCATTTTGGCTTATATTCTTTTTTACTACTTATGTAAATCTATATTACTTTAGTTCTGAAATAGTTAAAGATGTTTTCCATTTAGAAGATATAAAAATATCTTTAGTAATCACAACGCCAATTTTATATGTATTATCTTTGTATCCAGAAAATATTGCAGAAGTGTATACTATAAAGGAATTTTTATTCCCGTATATTGGACTTGGAACCATGGTTGTACTACCTATTATTTTATTATTTAGTGGTGTTGTAAGGGCAAGGAGAGTTAAAAATGAGATATAA
- a CDS encoding Ger(x)C family spore germination protein — protein MRYKKIAILMLLCCFLTGCWDKVEIERKSFISTIAIDPGKSISKQEEFKKVKSNEIFNESQYKKIDVTFGFPNISELGPTNSGTAKEQIVTTNAFSMQDAINELASKTSRTIYTGHSKLILLSSDIMQYPNIVREIFDFFERQADIDRMTLVLVVNGKAQDYVKFVPTMEKNIEAYISGLMENGNVNSTILPVTLNDVLISLYKDGSVAIPSIEFDKEDKTKLNISGLALVKNYKLQGYLTPDETSSLDILRGKIKGGKETILKDGHPIEFQIEGMKRKIGIVDASDIEKLKFKVDINLEGQLKGYYIGENMFSYGKLNGIQQDFNEVIERKCEKVARIIQEQHTMDLIGLKDYVKKFYPDVYKKSKDNWEKVYKNSNVDVSVNVKARRVGISK, from the coding sequence ATGAGATATAAGAAGATAGCTATATTGATGTTATTATGTTGTTTTTTAACCGGTTGCTGGGATAAAGTGGAGATAGAAAGAAAGAGTTTTATATCAACTATAGCTATAGATCCTGGAAAAAGCATAAGTAAGCAAGAGGAATTTAAAAAAGTAAAATCTAATGAAATTTTTAATGAATCACAATATAAAAAAATTGATGTAACATTTGGTTTCCCTAATATAAGTGAACTTGGACCTACTAATTCTGGAACAGCTAAAGAACAAATAGTAACTACAAATGCATTTTCCATGCAAGATGCTATAAATGAATTAGCGTCAAAGACTAGTAGAACTATATATACTGGACATTCAAAGTTAATATTATTGAGTAGTGATATTATGCAATATCCTAATATAGTAAGAGAGATATTCGATTTTTTTGAAAGACAGGCAGATATTGATAGAATGACATTGGTGCTAGTTGTCAATGGTAAAGCTCAAGATTATGTGAAGTTTGTTCCTACTATGGAGAAAAATATTGAAGCATATATAAGTGGACTTATGGAAAATGGCAATGTGAATTCTACTATATTACCAGTTACTTTAAATGATGTACTTATATCATTATATAAAGATGGAAGTGTTGCAATTCCAAGTATAGAATTTGATAAAGAGGATAAGACAAAATTAAATATTTCTGGATTAGCTCTAGTTAAGAACTATAAGTTGCAAGGATATTTAACTCCAGATGAAACTTCTTCATTAGATATATTGAGAGGAAAGATAAAGGGTGGCAAAGAAACAATATTAAAGGATGGTCATCCTATAGAATTTCAAATAGAAGGAATGAAAAGAAAAATAGGAATTGTTGATGCTAGTGATATAGAAAAGTTAAAATTTAAAGTGGATATAAATTTAGAGGGTCAATTAAAAGGATATTATATTGGAGAGAATATGTTCTCTTACGGAAAATTAAATGGTATACAACAAGATTTTAACGAAGTTATTGAAAGAAAATGTGAAAAGGTAGCTAGAATAATACAAGAACAACATACTATGGATCTTATAGGATTGAAAGATTATGTTAAAAAGTTTTATCCTGATGTATATAAAAAATCAAAAGATAATTGGGAAAAGGTTTATAAAAATTCTAATGTAGATGTAAGCGTAAATGTTAAGGCTAGAAGAGTTGGAATAAGTAAATAG